Part of the Xenopus laevis strain J_2021 chromosome 2S, Xenopus_laevis_v10.1, whole genome shotgun sequence genome is shown below.
CAATaccgcatcaatgaatagatgcggccacgatccgacgggatttttcgtcccatccgatcgagatctggccaactttcggccagatctcgatcggtgaagcccatcgggggggggcccatacacaggccaataagctgccgacgtggtctgtctccagcttttatcggcctgtgtatggccacctttagttgaggTAAAATGAATTTTGATGTTTGTTTAGACCCAGGAAGTCTAAAACCCACTGTAACTTCTCTCTGCCTTTCAGGTTTATCTGATAAACTCATTTTGGGACTAGACAGAGGCAGAGCCCCCCATAACAATCATAACACCAATTCAAAAACagtagaaagtaaaaataaacatgaacataATATATGGGGGTGGAACAATATTTAGATGAGTAGAATGGAAGCAGCCATGCTGTTGGTGTTCTTGCATCAGTCTCATTAGGATTCTGGTTTCTGCAGCTAATCTGGTGCAACAGCTACAGATTAATTATTAATTTCGTTtttatgagctgttttaccatGTTTGTCTGATTTTAATTTGTATTAGTGTCATACAGATATCTTTTGTCTTTGTTCTTATCTTTTGTCTATCGGGGACTAACTGAGACAGCTGCGATCCAGTCGGATTTTTAGCATCTGAATAAACATTGTGGGTAAACAGTTTCATTTGGGTTCAGTGACAGACGTGTCTTTTATAGactaattcattttcatttctgcatATTTGATTTGGCCATTTTTGTCTTCTGTGTACTCATGGTTACTTTCATCTACAgtacttgtatatatatacaatatataatgaatagtgatgggcgaatttgcgccgttttgcttcaccgaaatctgcgaaacgacgaaaaattcgcgaaacggcgcaggcgtttttttgatgccggcgaaatttttttttgatgctggtgaatttttgcggcgTTTCTCGAATTTATACGCattgcgaatttgcgcctgctgagtaattcacccatcactaataatgaagaaaactggaacAAGGAACATAGTCACGGGCACACAGAGAATGCTGCTAGAAGGGCGACCTCTCGCTCAAAGTTTATTGTGGGATGCACCTTTTCGGGGTGAACCCCCCCTTGTCAAAACTGGAGCACACCATCTCGGCAAGTGTCAATTttatttcccatagagtccattttaagcaaataagaattttgtaaatgattgattttctttttttctgtacttgatcttaaaggaaaagctttgtgcacttggggttgccaaatgttaggtacctccaagtgattgtattgacctacctgaaaccccgggtcagtgctcctatcagcagaaaactgcaccatcctggggttataccagtgagcaccacggagagatcctcttccttcttctttcttcgaatttcccagggcaaacgcatgcgcagttaaaTGAATAGCGACTTTTtggttaaagtttggctttttgttctactgcgcattcaCAGCCGCatgaaggaaagaggaagacagagGAGGATGGCTCTATGGTGCTCGCTGCCTTTGATGAAGCCTTAGGTGGTTCAATTGAGCATCATATTTACCAAACATTTCTTTCTCATTCTCACAAAACTAAAACACGGTGTAGAAACGCCCACTACTTACCAGGAGGATCAAATTTAAAGGGTTCGCTCCATGTACTCCATTCAGTAAGACAACATATTTTATCCCTGATTGCTCTCATTTTCAGTTCAAAATGCTGGCTTGATGAGAATTCATTGGAAGTATAGTGTAAATCCTGATGTACAGAGTAGTTTTTACCCTAAATGAAATCATGTGGGTTAGGATATGGTTTCTCTAGAAGTCCCCAGTGCAAAAACTAATGTGAATGATGGAAGGTCATTTAAATGGGGTGCAAGTGGATACAACTGGCATCCTTCTACCAGTGAACcatagaacaaataaaaaaaaacatacattcacTTGCAGTAAATACAATTTTGTGTTTCTTCCATGTAGTTCAGTTTGACAGCACTTCACAGCACTTCACATGTGCAACCCAATCCCTTCCTGAGCCCTGTAAGGACCCCTGAGGTGATACTCAAGGAAGGGTTTCTACTGGGGTGGTGGTTGTCTGACcatctctagttacaccactgcacatAGTAACtctaggaggcagatttatttacaGGTCAAAATGGGGAATCTACaaggttttcctgcattttatcaAACCTTTCCTGTCTGAAAAATGTGTTCCTGCTGATTGCACTTTCTACCGTCGGAAGTCACATGACTCTttgatatatacacacaacaacaGTAACATTTTGGGCCGGCTCTTTAGCAAACAAGCCATATAAGTGACATCCCTATATATCCAATAACTGTTCCATAAATAGAAAGTAcagttatattctgtatatattctgtatatatattctgtagaaatgtttaaaacatttttaaatattaacagtgaaaaatatgaaatattacctGCATTTTGTCTTCCTTTAAGGAGATTTGATATGAAAAACATTCTGCTGGATCATTTTCAAGTGTTTCTGGGTTTTGCCACTTCATTTGAACCCCATGAGTACTCACATTCACTTGGATGTTTCTTGGAGGATTCAAGATTTCTGAAAACATTGGGATAAAGGAAGATCTTGCTGAATCATGAGTTTAAGTTCTGCCTCAAACAATAGTCCCAAATTCATCAGCTGACAGAACATAAGGACAGTATTTTTTATACCTACCTGAATGATTAAGTGGTCATGAGGTGAATAAGATTTAGGGCTTATACTTATGGCTGTTTCACCCTGTGTTACCCTGCAGTCAGTATTTCCCTATAGAACTACACTCACATAGGAACATCCAGGTGCCAAATACAGGTGGAATGCAACAAGTGTTCCACTGGCATTCGATGCTTGGCATGGGCTGAGGGGGATTTTTTTGTTTGAGTAGactaagtctaatgttacatcaacagtttcttcaccagcGATTTTCTACTGGTGAAGAAACAGCTGCTTCAGACCTattgtgagaatacctggtggtctagtggtgcagcgGGGACGTCCGTCACATCCACTTTCTTCAGGAACTTTGTGCAAATGAAGAGCGATTGCGGCATTTCCAGGTCTTGCCACCAATCGTTACATCAACCAGCTTgatgcgaaattcaaatatttaaaggggccttggccAATAATTCACTGGCCAACATAGGTCTCTCTCCATAGGTGCTGCGTTTCTAGAGTTCTGATCTTGTTATTTGCCTGTCCCCAATCATCCCAAGTCTGCTGCTTGTCCTTTGCTTGTATTTTGACTACTTTTGTGGACTCTCCTCTGTACTGCGATACCATTGGCTTGTgaccacaaatacatttttgtctccTGATTCAATATTGCGCTGTCTGtctaagtcctggcggcatccgagtagtgaagggctcctcccgaagccaaggttataggcagaagagtgagccaagaccgggaccttggggtttgtttcaggtttgggataccatacgttacacccatattataagcattggcaaaagttgtaattcacctgtctgagcacacagggtggatttttgtCTAATAATGCCCTACAATctgaaatctgccccatacataGGCTGACTTTACAGCTGCTGACTGGTGGGCCCACAGGCTGCCTGGTTAAGTGCAAAGTCATTTTCCACTTGACGTGGACgaagcccagactattttgaaaaacaatattcATGGCACTCTCTTTTTAATAGCAATGAGAGGaatttttgccaggttttgctgtgaaaaagacacccatagacaccaacgggtgaaaaaaattgttgcacgtccaaaaaatgttttgcccataAAGGGCGAAGTtactaacgctggcgtaaattctgaacttcgctgatttactaacaggtgcaggagaaaattcgctagtgaaagagacactcattcacactctatcggcaagtgaattttcactttggcgAATGGATGTAAGTCCTGATCCCCAGCACTAACACCCATTTCAGATAAAGCTCAGTCACAACTATTCCCTAACTGGGCTTGGCACTCAGATCAGCTCTTTCCCATCCAAACTCTTACCggattttcagtgcaaaatctcatgatgacatcactagtgtCACCAAATAGgaatttttttctaaagacactagtcaCCATCACCCTCTGCCCTCCCCACCAAACAAGCTCAAATAGACACATCCGTCAGATTTTTGgggtttctttcttttattttttcttttaattttttagcccaacagccttaatgaaaatctgcatATGGCGCTTGGATGCACCTGTATAAGAATAGCACTATAATAAAATACAGcttatgtttagtgatgggcgaatttattcgccaggtgcaaattcgcggcgaatttgcgcgattcgccgccagcgaataaattcgcaaaacgcccgagaaaatttgcgtcaaaaacgggcgccggcgtcaaaaaacgggcgccggcgtcaaaaacgagacgctggcgccgtttcgcaaatttttcaccgtttcgtgaatttcgcacgaaattcgcgaatttttcggcgaagcaaaacggcgcaaattcacccatcactacttatgtttCATTCTGCTCTCCCCCGTGTGGTGCAATGCCGGAAAAACGACTGAAGGGTAAAACACCCATCAGAATGAGACCTAAATGACttatttacaaccacaagtgcaacAAATAATTGTGCATAAAACCCCAAACTTGTCTTAATTGCCACAGTTCAGTTGCACCAAAAGAAAAGTGCGCCTATATCAGTCGCATCCCAAATACCAGAAATAACACCAGCAAACACAGGAAATGGAACCAGACAAAATTCAAACATTTGGCAGAATTGTGACCGATTTGTTACGAAGCACATGCACCATTGTGATCATTTCGGGGTAATTGCACCAGGCCCCGGTGATTTCAACAATGCTGGCATTCTGGGGGAAATGCTGCGATGGTGCTCACAATTGCATTTTGCTTAATGCATTTGGGGTCGTAAAtgacacatatatttttattaaaactttttctagttgagttttttttagtgaatttttagaaaaaaaatctcacatttttcaagatataCCATGCCCCCAAAGTTACTAAAAGTCAAATCATTTGAGTTGTTTTAACgaaaatttagataaattcaagtttattgcacgacaatttgaaaaagttgcacaattcgtaTTCTCGcacaattttttcgagatttttccGGATCCAGCCTTTTCGACctgatttctttataaataagcttAATGTGTGGATTGGAGTTAGATCAagattgttttttataaaagaaGCAGGAACATAAATCCCCTAaaattcattaatgaaaaaatatgcacaatgcaGAAATGTATCTCTGTAAGCAGAATTTTTCCTTTGTgcacatttactgtacattttacaaaccTATTCCAGGAGAACAAAATCCTTGTTAAGAACCTACACCTCCAAGTTCCCCAATCTGCACCACTGGGGACCTTCAAAACTGCCCCATTTTCCTACCAATTAGAAAGAAGCGTAAAGTTGTGGGCTGgtctgaaagattttttttttttttaattatatttatttacaccaCCATACACTGAAAGGTTTTTATCAGAAAGCTGAAAGTATAAGAATTTTATGTTAATAAAAGAATTGTtcggtattaaaataaaaaccagaTAAATAgacagtctgtgcaaaataaataatgtatctaatatagttagttaggcaaaaatttaatatataaaggctggagtgagtggatgtgtaacataatagccagaacactacttcctgcttttcagctctcttggtttacactgattggttaccaggcagtaaccaatcagtgacttgaggggggggccagatgggtcataactgttgcttttgaatctgagctgaatgctgaggatcaattgcaaactcactgaacagttatgtcccatgtggccccccttatagtcactgactaactcagagttagagagctgaaaagcaggaagtagtgttctggctattatgttacacatccactcactccagcctttatacattacatttttgcctaagtcACTCACTGACTCTAGAGTTTGTgtaattttggagttttttttctaccacaACTGAATTCACATTTATTTCTACAATGAATACATttaccaaaaaaacacaaatatttttttaataaaaatccaaatataaaaagcatgactgaataaatttgtgaaaaaagaTCTTGAAATTGTATTTTACTCGGCTTTTTTGTAAGTttacacacaataaaaaatagatgaaaactctaaaacctcaaatAAGATAAATATTACATAACATGCTAAGGAACTATccctttgacttttacatgacctgacagcttttagatgccaatgttttatattttcattagcgatgagcgaaaatcatacatggtgaaaaaaatcactaatcgctatttttcatgtttttctgtttaataaataaaaatcatgtgTCTAATGTCATTATTTATATGCACGGTTTTTAGTTTGATTGTCAGGAGACGTTGATAAATCATCTCCTTTGTGTTCAATGCATGACATCAGAAAAGGACAGATATATAGGCCTGTGGCATGGGGTATAGGAGATGGGAATTGCACTTATCTGTCCACAAATTTGTGCTCATATTTGCCTTATAAAGAGTCATCTCATGCTGCAACTTGGCCATAGTATTGTGCTCTATAAAGTTTTCAGTGAGAAGCAGAAATAGGAGGAGACATTTTGGGAGAAAGACAATGCAATTAGCAGTAAAAGGACTTTTAGAAAAGCAATGGAAAGCTCTGCAACATGAAAGGCagtattaattattttcttaataacatAACAGGAAAATATTCCAAGTGCAGCACTGTACAAGATTAAACACGTTTCCCTTGCTTAGTTTATCCACATCTCCCCATATCACTCCTTCTTTTAACTAATtccagctgctatctggttaccttcccattgttctgttgtttggctgctggggggaaagggagggagggtgtgatatcagtccaacttgcagtacagcagtaaagagtgattgaagtttatcagagcacaagtcacatgactgggggcagctgggaaattgacaatatgtctagccccatgtcagatttcaaaattgaatataaaaaaatctgtttgctcttttgagaaatgtatttcagtgcagaattctgctggagcagcactattaactgattcattttgaaaacaattttttttcccatgacagtatccctttaagtcttcttGCAATCTTACTAGTCCAGGAAGAAACTCTTTCATATTTGACATCATACATATTTACCTTTAATAGCTAGAAAAATCCATTGACCATAAAACAGAATTGATGTTGTGTTGCTTGATCCTTCCACAAGTAGATATGAGCGCGATTTAGATTCAATATCTGGAGCCTTAAAGGAGCACTGCATTTGTCTTGTGCTTAAATTAGTCTTATAGTCTTGACATTCCACCCCTGTTTGCTTATCCTGACTGTAATTAGAAGACAAAAacctttatagatatatatatatatttgtaaatctttatattatataaatgatattaaaCATAGTTATATTCTATTTACATATAATGTGATTGAGGGCCAGCTTGGCTCGGAACTAGAGGGGCTCCTCTGTAAGAGGGAGAAAGTGAGTGAGGGCTCTCACAGTGGGACCCAAGGCAGGAAGACTTCATGTCTGCAGAAGCAACTCCCCCAGGGGCAGGGGTACAAGGAACAGAGGGAGCATCTAAAGGGGTCAATACGCCAATGCCAACAGTCGTTGTCAGCTTATTAGCCAATGTATGGGGCCTCTGTCTGGCTCCCTGGCCAATAGCTGGCTGAAAATAGGCCAGATAATTATcacacaggtttagaaatccCATTAGAGCGAGAATTGCAGAGGCTCCGGGTGGGCATATTGCTGAAAGATCTGTtagtttggcaacctctccaacgGAGCAGATCTtttaatgtatggccagcttaaagggaaactgtcatgggaaaaaaaaaaaaattgttttcaaaatgaatcagttaatagtgctgctccagcagaattctgtactgaaatccatttctcaaaagagcaaacatatttttttatattcaattttgaaatctgaatgtggctagacatattgtcaatttcccagctgccccagtcatgtgacttgtgctctgataaacttcagtcactctttactcctgtactgcaagttggactgatatcaccctccctccagcagccaaacaacagaacaatgggaaggtaaccagatagcagctccctaacacaagataacagctgcctgaaagatctaagaacagcactcaatagtaaaatccaggtcccactgagacacattcagttacattgagaaggaaaaacagcaacctaccagaaagcatttctctcctaaagtgcaagcacaagtcacatgactaggggcagctgggaaattgacaaaatgtctagccccatgtcaaatttcaaaattgaatataaaaaaatctgtttgctcttttgagaaatggatttcagtacagaattctgctggagtagcactattaactgatgttttgaaaaaaacatgttttcccatgacaggatccctttaagagacaTGTTTGAGTGTACAGCCAAAGGCTAAGCATCCCACCAAGGAATTATGAAGAATCAACAAGTGTCATGAGTACATAGGTGACCCccagggttggaactaggggtaggcagaagaggcaggtacctaggtgtgtgtgtgggggggggcattgAGCACATATCTCATTTGCCTGCTTTCCCCTAGTTACAGTCTGTCCTTAGGTGCGTGAGGGACACAGTCACAGAGGGCATAGGGTATGTAGGACAATGAGACATGAAGGACATGGCGTAAATAAGGGTCTTGACTTGGGCACCCAATGCCTTAGGCCTAGCACTGGTAACCCCTGTTTTTTACTGGTAGTCCAAAAGGGGCCCCGTGGAGtgaaggaatttttttaaatgtgtgtgtaaaAGTAGTACCCAGTAGGTTGGAGTTATTTCTATAATTTGATCACCCCCTTCATCCATAAACTGCCTTAAAATGAAGAAAGCCGTCTACTGTGGAACACAAACAAGTTTAAATATCCATACaatttatttatgtgtgtgtgtatctatatgtTTATAGAATAACGGAGACTTACTAGAGCCACAATGAATAAACAGTGTCGTTGGGAGCTTTTTTGCCAAAATCCCATGAGCAATTCACAAGACTAACATACAAGATGCAGCTAACGTTTTCGGCAGACGTTTGGTTTTCTCCTAAATAAAATAAGTAGAAATATTAGCTTGTAAATAACTGAGATTAATGTAAAGCAACCAAAAACCCAAATAGAGAGCATTGGAGAGCCAGTAAGACACACAgaatactttatattttcattgtttgtttCTACTATTAGATCCAAATAAAAAGTAGTGTAAACAGTTACAGGGCAGCTACAGGAACGGTGAAAGCTCCTGCTTTTTTCCTACAGAAAGTCTTGAAGTTGTAGCTAAATAAATTCATTTGTAGGTATAATTGTCAAATTGTTCCATTTTTGTCTCTGTCAGCAATATTTACCCTCAGGATAGAATGCTGTCCATGTAGTATTTTCGGCTTCTTTATTGTTTGCTGTGATTTTTACATATACTCCTTCGTGTAACGTCAGACCTTTAAGATCGTGAATGAAGAATTCTGTGGAGCAATTTTGTATCTGAAAAAATACAACAGGtacatttttagtaaaaataaaaaataaattccagcatttgtttttgttattttatttgggGCAATTGTATATATGTGGCTGTTGTTTTTCACTGATTTGCCACTGGCACCAACCAttacattttggataaaatgttcAGCCTTTAGTGGAGCCTTGTAACATCACATTGTGacttatttactaaagggcaaagtggccgtcgctagcgaaaatttaccAGAAAtttcatccacagggacattgccaatttactaacaggtgtagaggacaggCTAACTAAAGAGAGCGTTGCTAGTGTAGTTTTGCACCCTATCGCAAATTTTGGTTCAGCCGAATGATCGtttccctaaaatgcaaattttacagaatttttccTCTTTCGCctgagtttcctttg
Proteins encoded:
- the LOC108709067 gene encoding granulocyte-macrophage colony-stimulating factor receptor subunit alpha isoform X2, which translates into the protein MIRLLFAMAWTLLTFCKLFILGTLQYIRASSAEENSPLQVEIKNVTVKASSLSIAWNCNITEEMKKKNYYAQLKNKESRSFPMSLNIQNCSTEFFIHDLKGLTLHEGVYVKITANNKEAENTTWTAFYPEGENQTSAENVSCILYVSLVNCSWDFGKKAPNDTVYSLWLYQDKQTGVECQDYKTNLSTRQMQCSFKAPDIESKSRSYLLVEGSSNTTSILFYGQWIFLAIKEILNPPRNIQVNVSTHGVQMKWQNPETLENDPAECFSYQISLKEDKMQGKNYSVHQDLHYTSNEFSSSQHFELKMRAIRDKICCLTEWSTWSEPFKFDPPAISTVIAVTGLIYVCHRFQVLTKVFPPVPTPVIKLQSLEQDELKELQEKLHSGSEKQPDNEENIKICEIDNS
- the LOC108709067 gene encoding granulocyte-macrophage colony-stimulating factor receptor subunit alpha isoform X1, producing MIRLLFAMAWTLLTFCKLFILGTLQYIRASSAEENSPLQVEIKNVTVKASSLSIAWNCNITEEMKKKNYYAQLKNKESRSFPMSLNIQNCSTEFFIHDLKGLTLHEGVYVKITANNKEAENTTWTAFYPEGENQTSAENVSCILYVSLVNCSWDFGKKAPNDTVYSLWLYQDKQTGVECQDYKTNLSTRQMQCSFKAPDIESKSRSYLLVEGSSNTTSILFYGQWIFLAIKEILNPPRNIQVNVSTHGVQMKWQNPETLENDPAECFSYQISLKEDKMQGKNYSVHQDLHYTSNEFSSSQHFELKMRAIRDKICCLTEWSTWSEPFKFDPPVSGSLTHVHLFILLAISTVIAVTGLIYVCHRFQVLTKVFPPVPTPVIKLQSLEQDELKELQEKLHSGSEKQPDNEENIKICEIDNS